One window from the genome of Bacillus rossius redtenbacheri isolate Brsri chromosome 12, Brsri_v3, whole genome shotgun sequence encodes:
- the LOC134537473 gene encoding 5' exonuclease Apollo-like isoform X3: MAGHCIPDTRIAVDFWSEQPEKKYHFLTSYCKTQIAGLTSEWKYKIYTSAINARFLENVIKVEKGLVRVLKVGRVYGVNSSRSRSGFSVTPIRANHCPGSVMFLFEGSFGRVLYTGHCRYKPGMLAGTPLSPSVTNKNLDVIYLDNTYAAPYCRFPSERESLLKVLEIINLFL; the protein is encoded by the exons ATGGCGGGCCATTGCATCCCAGACACCCGCATCGCGGTGGACTTTTGGAGCGAGCAGCCAGAGAAA AAATACCATTTTCTTACTAGTTATTGCAAAACCCAAATAGCTGGATTGACTTCCGAATGGAAGTACAAAATTTATACGTCTGCCATCAATGCCAGATTCCTGGAAAATGTAATCAAG GTGGAAAAGGGGCTCGTGAGGGTGCTGAAGGTGGGACGCGTGTACGGCGTCAACAGTTCGAGGTCCAGGAGCGGCTTCTCCGTGACCCCGATACGGGCCAACCACTGCCCCGGGTCCGTCATGTTCCTGTTCGAGG GTAGCTTCGGGAGAGTTCTGTACACGGGCCACTGCCGCTACAAGCCGGGCATGCTGGCAGGAACACCGTTGTCACCGTCCGTCACCAACAAG AACCTGGATGTGATATACCTGGACAACACCTATGCAGCGCCGTATTGCAGATTTCCCAGTGAAAGAGAGAGTCTTCTGAAGGTGCTCGAGATAATAAA TTTGTTCTTGTGA
- the LOC134537473 gene encoding mucin-5AC-like isoform X1, whose amino-acid sequence MAGHCIPDTRIAVDFWSEQPEKKYHFLTSYCKTQIAGLTSEWKYKIYTSAINARFLENVIKVEKGLVRVLKVGRVYGVNSSRSRSGFSVTPIRANHCPGSVMFLFEGSFGRVLYTGHCRYKPGMLAGTPLSPSVTNKNLDVIYLDNTYAAPYCRFPSERESLLKVLEIIKENPGRKVLLGVSEEDAPQALAGLGNLLKSKIVVSRKAYRLARKMTAGKRCLLTDDPSRGFVHAVDLPSLAVDREDPEVVTILLTLDGLLVRESGPSVHVVPYSTHSSHSELASLVAQLQPGEIVPVVSGVAHCLVPAELRSLCRAPASDAGSATRRRRDPAGGLVRSDGGGRSTGRRAAPGKDVIQGAKENRRIDVRMDAFVEEGGERRSESGSDRCVWATCSSSFPSGERPLRASVSRERSQPSSSYATAQATPPAPATADLDRVEFGSSGKQNGQLTESTLNLLRLLGETLAEPPPRSVEVVGAGTEDATRRSSDSDGGDDDDAYLPNAYLLPSDLRKKTRLSRCKCRESKTSTSKSRFKPRAPRIVEESESELDESASVPSDGNLSPVFAVAQACKPSPTPAALRAGKPFTCEEDGHVHDAMEICRPDCAADATEQPMRGSIPATLFTSAGNVCMQLSFFPDGMQGTSNRHAGNTAANVLVRFSTGDVSTMANATDAATSYVNDSVLAAPCRADETIHRSPSVNLVSALENCCLSSKQAGASTNSLCNSSISTICQKHNVSMINASGITKQLSTSSDNNLEFSSAHPGTYLNVCNSAAISEFKNCEPSSRNSVFVNVSNIPLSSHRDQEMVNSNMEKQWFSITVGSNRDLASINAAASTRKTTNNAAECLCRNTPAGSSTTKDFNPVCNNLHSITLVSSSTNIKFNPVPINHSNAPTSSSLSNTLNPAPLNPSNAPASSSTSNVLNPAPLNPNNAPASSSTSNTLNPVPKHSTNNAPASSSTSNVLNPAPLNPSNAPASSSTSNVLNPAPLNPNNAPASSSTSNTLNPVPKHSTNNAPASSSTSNVFNPAPLNPSNAPASSSTSNTLNPVPLNHSNAPASSSTSNTLNPAHLNPSNVPASSSTSNTLNPAPLNPSNAPASSSTSNILNPVPLNPSNAPASSSTSNTLNPAPLNPSNAPASLSTSNILNSVPLNPSNAPASSSTSNILNPVPLNPSNAPASSSTSNTLNPAPLNPSNAPASSSTSNTLNPAPLNPSNAPASSSTSNILNPVPLNPSNAPASSSTSNILNPVPLNPSNAPASSSTSNTLNPAPLNPSNAPASSSTSNILNPVPLNPRNAPASASTSNTLNPALLNPSNTPACSSTSTSFNATSLSFNPVPMYPKSNASASSSAKIKFNPAHKKPHIVASGGSSTGNRLNPACETVEDLSFTAQRLKHRSWFIQLVRNMDDLDSNSFFNSFSETDDSISPNNCNEENVAAECNVVQCLVSKGAFSDGWTEDLTNDSQNHGTESSRTSLSVPVANSHDSNITNLPVSFHSDRTSKIASTCGSRTLSFDDSTSPVISNPTDSCTSGSKRKRSGRESLDGSDNSLNRSTSDCVSPPAVSSVVQIAVGSESVASSRTIVGKEVCQSELEGTKVSTGTQLREPVACSGTLPQESGSAETCPGSAETCPGDGVAHSIATPTGKPRGRPRKKLLESPVALVSAAEKKHSSVENKREELDGPCWSKRLRLRADTVPQESGSAKTRSGDSVTVTHSIATPTSKPRGRQRKKLLESPVALVSAAEKKHSSVENKREELDKFTAGPCWSKRLRLRAKELSDTVEVGPKSNTGLALKNGNTKLKNLNIPNAKNASAVAAVGKLHESVWTTKTCLDEIILRNKNNLLGRANNVSHAVSSGKNYLRGSSAKNSSAATLSKRQKPGTRKNHSLDGISLRKKSDSSVSPGNNNSRRSAKNMPGAVAPPKKPDIRGQKLCRPKNTAGSNTSSYGQGGALTGSANTVPVDDFWNTSTMSVMPVEDIVLSTPTE is encoded by the exons ATGGCGGGCCATTGCATCCCAGACACCCGCATCGCGGTGGACTTTTGGAGCGAGCAGCCAGAGAAA AAATACCATTTTCTTACTAGTTATTGCAAAACCCAAATAGCTGGATTGACTTCCGAATGGAAGTACAAAATTTATACGTCTGCCATCAATGCCAGATTCCTGGAAAATGTAATCAAG GTGGAAAAGGGGCTCGTGAGGGTGCTGAAGGTGGGACGCGTGTACGGCGTCAACAGTTCGAGGTCCAGGAGCGGCTTCTCCGTGACCCCGATACGGGCCAACCACTGCCCCGGGTCCGTCATGTTCCTGTTCGAGG GTAGCTTCGGGAGAGTTCTGTACACGGGCCACTGCCGCTACAAGCCGGGCATGCTGGCAGGAACACCGTTGTCACCGTCCGTCACCAACAAG AACCTGGATGTGATATACCTGGACAACACCTATGCAGCGCCGTATTGCAGATTTCCCAGTGAAAGAGAGAGTCTTCTGAAGGTGCTCGAGATAATAAA AGAGAACCCGGGCCGCAAAGTTCTGCTCGGAGTTTCGGAGGAGGATGCTCCGCAGGCCCTGGCTGGTCTCGGGAACCTGCTCAAG AGCAAAATAGTGGTGAGCAGGAAAGCGTATCGGCTGGCACGGAAGATGACGGCAGGGAAGCGGTGCTTGCTGACGGACGACCCTTCGCGCGGCTTCGTCCACGCGGTCGACCTCCCGTCGCTCGCGGTGGACAG GGAGGACCCTGAAGTGGTGACGATACTGCTCACCCTGGACGGGCTGTTGGTTCGCGAGAGCGGGCCGAGCGTGCACGTGGTCCCTTACAGCACGCACAGCAGCCACTCGGAGCTGGCGAGCCTGGTGGCCCAGCTGCAGCCCGGGGAGATTGTCCCGGTCGTTAGCGGCGTCGCGCACTGCCTGGTCCCGGCGGAGTTGCGCAGCCTGTGCCGGGCCCCTGCGAGCGACGCCGGCTCGGCCACGCGCCGGCGCCGTGACCCGGCGGGAGGTTTGGTCCGTAGCGACGGTGGCGGGAGGAGTACCGGCAGACGCGCTGCACCAGGGAAGGACGTGATCCAGGGCGCGAAAGAAAACAGAAGAATTGATGTGAGGATGGATGCGTTCGTTGAAGAAGGGGGTGAACGCAGAAGCGAAAGTGGGAGTGATAGGTGCGTGTGGGCAACATGTTCCAGTAGTTTTCCCTCTGGAGAGAGACCCCTGCGTGCGAGTGTTTCTCGTGAGCGATCCCAGCCGTCGTCGAGCTACGCCACTGCCCAGGCCACTCCGCCGGCCCCGGCAACTGCAGATCTAGATAGAGTCGAGTTCGGCTCCAGTGGGAAACAAAACGGCCAGTTGACAGAGTCAACTCTCAATCTGCTCCGGCTTCTTGGTGAAACGCTCGCGGAACCTCCCCCACGCAGCGTTGAGGTTGTCGGTGCCGGGACTGAAGATGCTACCCGACGGTCCTCGGACAgtgatggtggtgatgatgatgatgcttaTTTGCCCAACGCGTACCTCCTACCGTCAGATTTGAGAAAGAAAACGAGGCTCAGCCGTTGCAAGTGCAGAGAATCCAAGACGAGCACGTCCAAGTCACGTTTCAAGCCACGGGCTCCGAGGATAGTGGAAGAGAGTGAATCAGAACTTGATGAATCTGCGTCCGTGCCAAGTGATGGGAATCTGTCGCCAGTGTTTGCTGTGGCACAAGCGTGTAAGCCATCACCAACACCTGCTGCATTACGGGCAGGTAAGCCATTCACCTGTGAAGAAGATGGCCATGTGCATGATGCGATGGAAATTTGCAGACCTGACTGTGCCGCTGATGCAACTGAGCAACCGATGAGGGGCAGCATCCCCGCCACTCTTTTCACTTCCGCAGGCAACGTCTGCATGCAGTTGAGTTTTTTTCCAGATGGGATGCAAGGGACGAGTAACAGACATGCCGGAAATACTGCTGCGAATGTGTTGGTGAGGTTTTCTACTGGTGATGTTTCAACCATGGCTAACGCCACAGATGCAGCTACAAGTTATGTGAATGATTCTGTACTAGCTGCTCCATGTCGAGCTGATGAGACTATCCACCGTAGCCCTTCAGTTAACCTTGTAAGTGCTTTGGAaaattgttgcttgtcctctaAGCAAGCTGGTGCCTCTACAAATAGCTTATGTAATTCATCAATTTCAACCATCTGCCAAAAGCATAATGTTTCCATGATAAATGCTTCTGGCATAACTAAACAATTGAGTACTTCAAGTGACAATAACTTAGAATTCTCCTCTGCACATCCTGGGACGTATCTTAATGTGTGTAATTCTGCTGCGATCTCTGAATTTAAAAATTGTGAGCCTAGTAGTAGGAATAGTGTGTTCGTAAATGTAAGTAATATTCCACTCTCTTCACATAGAGACCAAGAGATGGTCAACAGTAACATGGAAAAACAATGGTTTAGTATTACAGTGGGTAGCAACAGGGACTTAGCTTCTATTAATGCTGCTGCATCTACAAGGAAAACAACAAATAATGCAGCTGAATGTCTGTGCCGCAATACCCCAGCTGGTTCGTCAACAACAAAAGACTTTAATCCTGTATGTAATAATCTACACAGCATTACCTTAGTTAGTTCAtctacaaacataaaatttaatccTGTCCCTATAAACCATAGCAATGCTCCAACTAGCTCATCTTTAAGCAACACATTAAATCCTGCACCTTTGAATCCTAGCAATGCTCCAGCTAGTTCATCTACAAGCAACGTATTAAATCCTGCACCTTTGAATCCTAACAATGCTCCAGCTAGTTCATCTACAAGCAACACATTAAATCCTGTGCCTAAGCATTCTACAAACAATGCTCCAGCTAGTTCATCTACAAGCAACGTATTAAATCCTGCACCTTTGAATCCTAGCAATGCTCCAGCTAGTTCATCTACAAGCAACGTATTAAATCCTGCACCTTTGAATCCTAACAATGCTCCAGCTAGTTCATCTACAAGCAACACATTAAATCCTGTGCCTAAGCATTCTACAAACAATGCTCCAGCTAGTTCATCTACAAGCAACGTATTTAATCCTGCACCTTTGAATCCTAGCAATGCTCCAGCTAGTTCATCTACAAGCAACACATTAAATCCTGTACCTTTGAATCATAGCAATGCTCCAGCTAGTTCATCTACAAGCAACACATTAAATCCTGCACATTTGAATCCTAGCAATGTTCCAGCTAGTTCATCTACAAGCAACACATTAAATCCTGCACCTTTGAATCCTAGCAATGCTCCAGCTAGTTCATCTACAAGCAACATATTAAATCCTGTACCTTTGAATCCTAGCAATGCTCCAGCTAGTTCATCTACAAGCAACACATTAAATCCTGCACCTTTGAATCCTAGCAATGCTCCAGCTAGTTTATCTACAAGCAACATATTAAATTCTGTACCTTTGAATCCTAGCAATGCTCCAGCTAGTTCATCTACAAGCAACATATTAAATCCTGTACCTTTGAATCCTAGCAATGCTCCAGCTAGTTCATCTACAAGCAACACATTAAATCCTGCACCTTTGAATCCTAGCAATGCTCCAGCTAGTTCATCTACAAGCAACACATTAAATCCTGCACCTTTGAATCCTAGCAATGCTCCAGCTAGTTCATCTACAAGCAACATATTAAATCCTGTACCTTTGAATCCTAGCAATGCTCCAGCTAGTTCATCTACAAGCAACATATTAAATCCTGTACCTTTGAATCCTAGCAATGCTCCAGCTAGTTCATCTACAAGCAACACATTAAATCCTGCACCTTTGAATCCTAGCAATGCTCCAGCTAGTTCATCTACAAGCAACATATTAAATCCTGTACCTTTGAATCCTAGAAATGCTCCAGCTAGTGCATCTACAAGCAACACATTAAATCCTGCACTTTTGAATCCTAGCAATACTCCAGCTTGTTCATCTACAAGTACATCATTTAATGCTACAAGCTTATCATTTAATCCTGTGCCTATGTATCCAAAGAGCAATGCTTCAGCTAGTTCATCTGCAAAGATAAAATTTAATCCTGCACATAAGAAGCCACACATAGTTGCTTCAGGTGGTTCTTCCACAGGCAACAGATTAAATCCCGCATGTGAGACTGTTGAAGACTTATCATTCACAGCTCAGCGACTTAAGCATAGAAGCTGGTTTATCCAACTTGTAAGGAACATGGACGATCTTGATAgcaattctttttttaattcattctCTGAAACAGATGATTCCATTTCACCAAATAATTGTAACGAGGAAAACGTTGCTGCAGAGTGCAACGTAGTACAGTGTCTGGTCTCGAAAGGTGCGTTCAGTGATGGCTGGACAGAAGATTTAACTAATGATAGCCAAAACCATGGAACTGAGTCCTCACGAACATCTTTGAGTGTCCCAGTTGCCAATAGCCATGACAGCAACATAACTAATTTACCAGTTAGTTTTCACAGCGATAGAACATCCAAGATCGCCAGCACATGTGGCTCCAGAACACTTTCATTCGACGATAGCACCAGTCCAGTGATCAGTAATCCCACAGATTCGTGTACATCTGGCAGTAAGAGAAAACGCTCGGGAAGGGAGTCTTTGGATGGGAGCGATAATAGTTTAAACCGGAGCACCTCGGATTGCGTCAGTCCACCGGCAGTTTCGTCTGTCGTGCAAATTGCTGTAGGTTCAGAGTCGGTGGCAAGCAGTCGAACCATTGTTGGGAAGGAAGTGTGTCAGTCCGAGTTAGAGGGGACGAAGGTGTCGACAGGAACACAGTTGCGAGAGCCTGTTGCTTGTTCGGGCACTCTACCACAGGAGTCTGGCTCAGCCGAGACTTGCCCAGGCTCAGCCGAGACTTGCCCAGGAGACGGTGTTGCTCACAGCATCGCAACCCCTACTGGCAAGCCCCGGGGGAGACCAAGAAAGAAGTTACTTGAATCCCCAGTAGCTTTAGTCTCCGCAGCAGAAAAGAAACATTCTTCTGTTGAAAATAAGAGAGAAGAGTTAGATGGACCATGTTGGTCTAAAAGATTGCGCTTGAGGGCGGACACAGTACCACAGGAGTCTGGCTCGGCCAAGACTCGCTCAGGAGACAGTGTTACTGTTACTCACAGCATCGCCACCCCTACTAGCAAGCCCCGGGGGAGACAAAGGAAGAAGTTACTTGAATCCCCAGTGGCTTTAGTCTCCGCAGCAGAAAAGAAACATTCTTCTGTTGAAAATAAGAGAGAAGAGTTAGATAAGTTTACGGCTGGACCATGTTGGTCTAAAAGATTACGCTTGAGGGCAAAGGAATTATCTGACACTGTGGAGGTTGGGCCAAAATCTAACACTGGTCTTGCACTTAAGAATGGAAACAccaagttaaaaaacttaaatatccCTAATGCGAAGAATGCTTCAGCAGTAGCAGCCGTGGGAAAGTTGCACGAGTCAGTCTGGACTACAAAGACCTGCCTAGATGAAATTATTCTGCGAAATAAGAATAACTTATTAGGGAGAGCAAACAATGTTTCACATGCAGTGTCTTCAGGAAAAAACTACTTGAGAGGAAGTTCTGCAAAGAATTCCAGTGCAGCTACTTTGTCTAAAAGGCAGAAACCAGGGACTAGAAAGAATCATTCCCTCGATGGAATTTCTCTAAGAAAGAAGAGTGATTCTTCTGTGTCACCAGGAAATAACAACTCCAGACGGAGCGCAAAGAATATGCCAGGTGCAGTTGCTCCACCAAAGAAGCCCGACATTAGGGGCCAGAAGCTTTGCAGGCCGAAGAACACGGCAGGTTCCAACACCAGCAGCTACGGCCAAGGTGGGGCGTTAACGGGCAGTGCCAATACAGTTCCAGTGGATGACTTTTGGAACACGTCTACCATGAGTGTGATGCCGGTCGAAGACATTGTCCTATCAACCCCAACCGAGTGA